One window of Triticum dicoccoides isolate Atlit2015 ecotype Zavitan chromosome 5A, WEW_v2.0, whole genome shotgun sequence genomic DNA carries:
- the LOC119300616 gene encoding regulation of nuclear pre-mRNA domain-containing protein 1A-like, whose product MSSAFSEEILADKLAKLNNTQQCIETLSHWCIYHRKDAELIVQTWAKQFHNSGNEQKVPFLYLANDILQNSKRNGTEFVEEFWKVLPTTLKDVAEKGDDRGKKTVSRLVDIWQERRVFGSRAGGIKDVMLGTAPLPVLDMTKKRSHSSSIKIVKRDSRSVKLRLGVGGTAERIVSALHTVLSEQADEDADLENCKTSMRHVGKMEKDVDSACNKAEDPRRETLCTKLKDEEATMKKCIEKLKAVEENRAAVVSELKEALQEQESELEKVRTQLQLAEAMVEETANMQRRLNNEPIIPSSKLASSVEPGNSLSNGQVKGQQKTAAAILADKIASSSNSQQILQSALSKFAAENSSEIRSDKRMKVEQSSQVPSVANAAAFVPMPSMVTTAAQQPQTILVQQTPVQGQASAPQPQYNIYQAPPQHFVQQPGGLIMGMPYSMNTMNPPPPPPPPQMMNLARAQTQPQPPTQQMLQQQMQMNVAPPMQFTLQQPGAPPFRPLQPPPGMQFFHHQSQ is encoded by the exons ATGAGCAGCGCGTTCAGCGAGGAGATACTCGCCGACAAGCTCGCCAAGCTCAACAACACGCAGCAGTGCATCGAAA CGCTGTCGCATTGGTGCATTTACCATCGGAAGGATGCAGAGCTAATTGTCCAAACATGGGCCAAGCAGTTCCATAATTCTGGAAATGAACAAAAGGTCCCTTTCCTTTATCTGGCTAATGACATCCTACAGAACAGTAAGCGCAATGGCACCGAGTTTGTAGAAGAATTCTGGAAGGTCCTCCCAACAACACTTAAAGATGTAGCTGAAAAGGGTGACGACCGTGGGAAGAAGACGGTCTCTAGGCTG GTTGATATATGGCAAGAAAGGAGAGTTTTTGGTTCACGTGCTGGGGGCATCAAGGATGTGATGCTTGGAACTGCCCCCCTTCCTGTATTAGATATGACCAAAAAGCGCTCTCACAGTTCATCCATCAAGATTGTTAAAAGAGATTCACGTTCTGTAAAACTG AGACTAGGCGTTGGAGGAACTGCAGAGAGAATTGTATCTGCGTTGCATACTGTTCTCAGTGAACAAGCAGATGAAGATGCTGACCTCGAAAACTGCAAGACATCTATGCGTCATGTTGGAAAGATGGAGAAGGATGTTGACAGTGCCTGTAACAAAG CTGAGGATCCTCGTCGTGAGACTCTTTGCACAAAATTGAAGGATGAGGAGGCTACCATGAAAAAATGCATCGAAAAGCTCAAAGCAGTTGAAGAAAATAGAGCAGCTGTTGTGTCTGAATTGAAAGAGGCATTGCAGGAACAG GAATCGGAGCTGGAGAAGGTCCGCACTCAGTTGCAG TTGGCTGAAGCAATGGTAGAAGAAACGGCCAACATGCAACGGAGGCTCAACAATGAGCCAATCATTCCATCTTCCAAGCTAGCATCATCAGTAGAGCCAGGAAATTCACTCTCTAATGGGCAAGTAAAGGGCCAGCAGAAGACAGCTGCTGCTATCCTCGCGGACAAGATTGCATCATCATCAAACTCTCAGCAAATACTCCAATCTGCACTTTCCAAGTTTGCTGCTGAAAATTCATCTGAGATACGCTCAGATAAAAGGATGAAAGTCGAACAATCCTCACAGGTCCCAAGCGTTGCGAATGCTGCTGCCTTCGTACCAATGCCGTCAATGGTCACCACAGCAGCACAGCAGCCCCAGACAATCTTGGTACAGCAAACTCCTGTGCAAGGCCAAGCTTCTGCGCCACAGCCCCAATACAATATCTACCAGGCCCCTCCACAGCACTTTGTCCAGCAGCCTGGAGGTTTAATTATGGGCATGCCATACAGCATGAACACCATGAATCCACCCCCACCTCCACCACCGCCGCAGATGATGAACCTAGCAAGGGCGCAGACACAGCCTCAACCACCTACACAGCAGATGCTTCAGCAGCAAATGCAGATGAATGTTGCGCCCCCGATGCAGTTTACGCTTCAGCAGCCTGGTGCACCACCTTTCAGGCCTTTGCAGCCACCTCCAGGGATGCAATTTTTCCATCACCAATCTCAGTGA